CGTTGGCGATGACGGCGTTGCGGTGACAGCCCAGCCCCAGGTCCGGCGCGCCGACGCCGTGGGTGTGGACCTCGGCGTTCTGGACGAACACCTCGCCCGGAAGCCCCTCGCCTTCCAGTCGGTAGTCGCGGCGCACGTCCAGGCGTCCGCCGGTGGTCTCGATTCGATCCTCGATCGGGGCGAGGAAGTCGGGAAACGGCCGCCGGTAGCCCGTCGCGAGCACGACGACCTCGCTCTCGTGGTCGAATCGCGTCCCCTCCTCGCGCTGCTCGCAGCGCAGCCGGTAGCGTCCGTCCTCCAGCGCGTCGATCCCCCGCACCTCGCTGTTCGCGAGCATTCCGACCTCCGGCGAGGAGCCGATCGAGCGCTCGTAGAGCAGGTCGTAGATCTCCTCGCTCGTCCCCGGGTCGATCCCCTTATAGAGCAGGTCCTGCTCGTCCAGCAGATCGGCCTTCGTCCCCCGCGGCAGGTCGTAGAAGTAGTCGACGTACTCGGGGGTAAAATGTTGAAGACCGAGTTTCGAGTACTCCATCGGGAAAAAGCCCTCCGAACGGGTGAGCCAGTCCAGGCGATAGTCGCCCTCGGGCTGGGCATCCAGCAGGTCGAGGAAGATCTCGGCGGCGCTCTGGCCCGAACCGACGACGGTGATCCCCTCGGCGTCGAGGCAGCGTCCGCGCCGGTCCATGTAGCGCGCCGAGTGAAAGATGTCCTCGTCGGAATGGCCCCGCAGCCCCTCGGGGACGTGCGGGCGGCTGCCGATCCCGCTGACGACGTTCCGCGCCCGGTAGCGCTTTTCGTCGCCGGTTTCGGGATCGCGTGCCTCCACGAGGAAGGCGTCGCCGTCGTCGGCGACCCGGGTGACACGCCGGCCGAACCGACAGCTCCCGAGGCGTTCCGCGGCCCACGTACAGTAGGCGTCGTACTCCTCGCGGGGGATCTGGAACGTCTCGTAGAAGTAGAACTCGTAGAGACGGCCCTGCTCCTTCAGGTAGTTCAGGTAGCTGTGAGGGCTGGTCGGGTCGGCCATCGTCACCAGGTCCGCGAGGAACGGCACCTCGAGGGTCGCCCCGTCGATCAACATCCCCTCGTGCCAGCCGAACGACCCCTCCTGTTCGAGGAAGAGCGGGTCGACTCCCTCGACCCCGTCGAGCAGCGCCGCCAGCCCCAGGTTGAACGGGCCGATCCCGACCCCGACCACGTCGTAGGGCTCGCTCATCGGGACACCTCCCCTTCTGAGCGCTCGCAGACGACGAGCAGCGCCTCCTTTTCCTCCTCGTCGAACTCGAACTCGAAGCGCGGCTCGTACCCGCACGCCTCGAAGGCGGCGATGGCCCGCTCGTTGCGGGCGTCGGGTTCGGCCACGACGCGCTCGACCTCGGGGTGGGCGAACTGGAGGGCCGTCATCTCGCGAAGCAGGGGGACGGCGTAGCCCTTCCCCAGATACTCGGGCGGGCCGATCAGCAGGTGGAGCCCGCGATCCGAGGGACGCGCCTCGTAGTGGTTCACGAGCGGGTCGTCGGCCGCCCAGTAGGCCTCCCAGTAGCTCATCGGGACGTGATCCAGACAGCCGATATACGGTACCAGGTGCTCGTCCGCGAGCTTCCCCTCGAGCGCCCGCGCGAAGGCGGGCAGAGGCTCGTCGAGTCCCCAGTACGGCAGCACGTGCTCGCCGTTCAGCCAGCGGTGCAGCCGTCCGAGGTCCCGCTCTGTCGTCGCGGGCCGGAACGATATCGTGCGGTCGATGCGGCCGTCGTAGACGTGGTGATCGTAGGCCGTTCGGATCGTGCGTGGATCGGTCATGCGCGCACCTCCAGTTCGGTCACGAGCGGGTTGGGGACCTCCGCGTACACCGACTGGTCCTCCAGATCGCCGACGAGTTCGTCCATGCCCTCTGCCCGCGTCAGCAGGTTCGCCTTGCAGGGCAGGCGGCGCTCGGAGAGCAGGCTCTCGAGCAACGAGGACTCGGGCCGGTCGAACTCCCGGAGCGACTCGAGTTCCGCACGCAGTAGCGAGAGCACCCGGCGCTCGTCGACGAGGCCGGCGACGCCGAGGGCGTTGATCACGCCGAAGGCGTCGTTCAAGACGACGTAGTAGCGGATCCGCTCGTCCGCCACCGCGTCGGGGACGAGCGTGTCCGCGCGCTCGCCGACGCCGGGCAGCATCTCGTCGACCGCCGGGTAGGTCGACTCGGCGAAGTAGTAGCCCTGGTTGTCGCGGTAGTAGAACGCCTCGGGATACCCCTCCTCGACCGAGAGGACGGCGTTCTGCTGGTGGGCCTCGAGGCCGATCCCGTGGGTGAGATACAGCCAGAGGACGGGCCGGATCGCGGTCGCGAGATACCGGCGGAACCACTCCTCGGCGGCGGCGTCGTTCGAGATTCCCTCGCGCTCGGCGATCCTCTCCACGAGTCGGGCGAGCCGCGACGGGCCGTCGATCCCGTCCTGACAGAGGTCGACCACGGGCGCGACGTTTCTCGCCTGCCCGCTCCGGAAGGGGTTCTTCCGGAGGACGACCTCGAAGCCCGACTCCGCGCCGTCCATCAGATCGCCGCCGAGCGTGAGGTAGGCGGGGTCGCGCACGACCTCGAAGTCGGGAAAGCGCCGCTCGAGCTCCCGGCCCAGCCCGGCGTCGAGCAGCTCGGCGACCGCGACGCCGCGTTCGAGTTCGGGGCGTTTGTTCGTCCGCACCGAGTTGGTGATCCGCACCGCGAGCGAGCCCTTGACCATGAACGGCGCGTCGGGCGCGTAGAGCGTGCGGACCGACGACGTCGGGTGGAACTCCCGACCCACCTCGCCGAGGAACTCCACCCGTCCGTCCTCGACCAGACGCCGGACGCGGGGCCGTCGCCGGAGGTGGTCGGCCTGCCAGGGGTGCAGCGGCACCAGCGCGTCGTCCGTTTCGGCGAACCCCTCTGGAACGTGGGGGTCCTCGTGGAGCGCCCGGCGGACCCACGCGCTCGCACTCTCCTCGCGGGCCGATCCCTCCTTGAGCAACGCCGGGTCGGCCCGGACGTACGACAGCGGGAACGAGCCCCGGAGCTCGGGTGCGTACCGCGGGGCGTCGTGGGGCGCGATCCCCTCGCGGCTCTTGGGCGTCGGGTGCAGCAGGTGGCCGAAGACCAGCGACTGTTCGGCGTCGCGGAAGGTCCACTCCGTGGCGTCGAGGCGGTCGTCGCCCGCGCGGGCACGGACGAACCGCTCGATCGCCCGCCGGCTGTCGAGGGCGTGGTACAGCAGGTCGTCGGTCGCCTCGGCGCCCCGCGAGCGCGCGACCTCCGCGGCCGTCAGCGCGGCGAGCGTGCCCAGATCGAGGGCGAGCCACTCCCCGCCGGCCCGGTAGTACGCGGGAAGCGAGAAGCGGTGGCGGCCCGTCGGCGACCGGTACGCGAGCGGCGCGAGCAACTCGGTCCCCCGTTCGGGGAGCTCGCAGGCGATCGCGCGCTCGGCAGCCGTGTCGACCGAGGTGTCGTCGAGTTCGATCACCTCCCCGTCGCCGGTCTCGCGCAGGTAGCAGTTGAGGTAGGCGTGGACGCTCGCCGCCTCCGCGACCTCCGAGGGGTTCACGCCGCCACCCCCCCGGCCTCGATCCGAGTCCCGTGTTCGCGGATCGCCGCCATGATCGCCTCGACGTCCCCGAGGGTCGTCCGCGGGTTCAAGAGGGTCAGCTTCAGGCTCGTCACCCCGTCGACCGCCGTCCGCGCCACGATCGCCTCGCCCGAGGCGAGCAGCCGTCTCCTGACCTCCCCGTTGATCCGGTCGGTCCACTCCTCGCGGGAGGCGTCGCCCGGAATCCCTGTGGGTCGGTAGCGGAAGACGACGGTGTTGATCGTCGGCTCGTGGAGGAGTTCGAACGCCGGGTCGGACGCCAGCCGCTCGGCGGCGGCCTCCGCGAGGTCGAGCGTGTACTCGATGGGCTCGGCCAGCCCCTCGCGCCCGAGCGCCCGGAACGTCACGTAGGGCTTGAGCGCGTCGAACCGGCGCGTGGTCTGCAGCGACTTCGAGACGAGGTTGGGAACGCCGCGCTCGGCGTCGCCCTCGGGGTTGAGATAGGCGGCGTTGCGGCCCATCAGCTCGAAGTCGTCCCCGTCGCGGAGCAGGAACGCCCCGCAGCTGATGGGCTGGTAGAACAGCTTGTGGAAGTCGACCGCGATCGAGTCCGCGCGCTCGATCCCCGCCAGTTTCCCGCGGTGCTCGTCGCTCAGCGCGAGCGCGCCGCCGTAGGCCGCGTCGACGTGGAACCACGCCCCGTACTCGGCCGCGCGCTCGGCCATCGCCTCGAGCGGGTCGATCGCGCCGAAGTCCGTCGTCCCGGCGGTGGCGACGAGCGCGAACGGGTCGAGGCCCCGGTCGTAGAGGCCCTCGAGAACGCGATCCAGCGCCTCGACCGACAGCTCCCCCGCGTTCGTCGGGACGCTCACGACGCGCTCCTCGCCGAGGCCGAGCTGGGCCGCCGCCTGCCGGACGGTGAAGTGGGTCGCCTCCGAACAGACGATCCGCAGCGCGTCGGCCTCGGGGGGTAGGCCCTCCTCGCGCGGCGAGCGACCGAACGCCTCCCGACAGCGGCGCTCGCGCGCGAGCAGCAGCCCCATGAGGTTGGACTGGGTGCCGCCGCCCGTGAAGACGCCGTCGCCGCCGTCGTACCCGAACAGCCCGCAGAGCTCGTCGATCATTCGTTGCTCGAGGAGCGTCGCGGCGGGGCTCTGATCCCACGAGTCGAGCGACTGGTTCAGCGCCGTCGCCATCGCCTCCGCGGCGAGGCCGGGGACCGCCGGCGGGCACTGCAGGTGGGCGACACACCGCGGGTTCGAGGGGTCGACCGACCGCGAGAGGACGTGTTCGCCGACCTCCTCGATCACCCGTCGAAGGCCCCGTCCCTCATCGGGCAGCGGGTCGAACCCCGCGAGGCGCTCCTCGTGGTCGTCGGGCCCGTCGCCACTGTAGGGCGCGGCGCGTCCGGTCGCATCGAGGGCGGCCTCCGTGGCTCGCTCCATCGCCTCGCGGTAGGCCGTCGCCCCCGCCTCGCTCCCGAGGAACAGTTCGGCCGGATCGCGTCCGTCGGGCCTCATCGCGCCACCTCTGCCGTCTCGTTCTCGGCGGCGAGCGTCGCCTCCTCGAAGATCCCCGCGATCTCGTCGACCTCCTCCCTCGAGACGGTCAGCGGCGGGAGGAACCGGACGGTCTCGCCGCGTCGCCCGCCGCGCTCGACGATCAGCCCCCGGTCGAGACACTCGCGCTGGATCCGCTTCGCCGCGCCGGGATCGACCGGGTGACAGCCCAGGGCGTCCGTTTCTGCGGTCGGGTCGACGACCTCGACGCCGAGCATCAGCCCCCGGCCGCGGACGGCGCCGATCGCGTCGCTCCCGCCCCCGGTCCGTTCGAGCCCCGCCCGGAGGCGCTCGCCCATCTCTGCGGCGTGTTCGTCGAGATCGCCTTCGAGGACGTGCTCGATGGTCGCCCGGCCGGCGGCCATCGCGAGCTGGTTGCCACGGAACGTCCCCGCGTGCGCGCCGGGCTCCCAGACGTCGAGCGCCTCGTCGTAGACGACGACCGCGAGCGGTAGCCCG
The sequence above is drawn from the Halalkalicoccus sp. NIPERK01 genome and encodes:
- a CDS encoding lysine N(6)-hydroxylase/L-ornithine N(5)-oxygenase family protein, which produces MSEPYDVVGVGIGPFNLGLAALLDGVEGVDPLFLEQEGSFGWHEGMLIDGATLEVPFLADLVTMADPTSPHSYLNYLKEQGRLYEFYFYETFQIPREEYDAYCTWAAERLGSCRFGRRVTRVADDGDAFLVEARDPETGDEKRYRARNVVSGIGSRPHVPEGLRGHSDEDIFHSARYMDRRGRCLDAEGITVVGSGQSAAEIFLDLLDAQPEGDYRLDWLTRSEGFFPMEYSKLGLQHFTPEYVDYFYDLPRGTKADLLDEQDLLYKGIDPGTSEEIYDLLYERSIGSSPEVGMLANSEVRGIDALEDGRYRLRCEQREEGTRFDHESEVVVLATGYRRPFPDFLAPIEDRIETTGGRLDVRRDYRLEGEGLPGEVFVQNAEVHTHGVGAPDLGLGCHRNAVIANAVCDREVYPVGEDTVFQDFSVEQFANHAPARVLDEPRAPLTRED
- a CDS encoding GNAT family N-acetyltransferase; this translates as MTDPRTIRTAYDHHVYDGRIDRTISFRPATTERDLGRLHRWLNGEHVLPYWGLDEPLPAFARALEGKLADEHLVPYIGCLDHVPMSYWEAYWAADDPLVNHYEARPSDRGLHLLIGPPEYLGKGYAVPLLREMTALQFAHPEVERVVAEPDARNERAIAAFEACGYEPRFEFEFDEEEKEALLVVCERSEGEVSR
- a CDS encoding IucA/IucC family protein — protein: MNPSEVAEAASVHAYLNCYLRETGDGEVIELDDTSVDTAAERAIACELPERGTELLAPLAYRSPTGRHRFSLPAYYRAGGEWLALDLGTLAALTAAEVARSRGAEATDDLLYHALDSRRAIERFVRARAGDDRLDATEWTFRDAEQSLVFGHLLHPTPKSREGIAPHDAPRYAPELRGSFPLSYVRADPALLKEGSAREESASAWVRRALHEDPHVPEGFAETDDALVPLHPWQADHLRRRPRVRRLVEDGRVEFLGEVGREFHPTSSVRTLYAPDAPFMVKGSLAVRITNSVRTNKRPELERGVAVAELLDAGLGRELERRFPDFEVVRDPAYLTLGGDLMDGAESGFEVVLRKNPFRSGQARNVAPVVDLCQDGIDGPSRLARLVERIAEREGISNDAAAEEWFRRYLATAIRPVLWLYLTHGIGLEAHQQNAVLSVEEGYPEAFYYRDNQGYYFAESTYPAVDEMLPGVGERADTLVPDAVADERIRYYVVLNDAFGVINALGVAGLVDERRVLSLLRAELESLREFDRPESSLLESLLSERRLPCKANLLTRAEGMDELVGDLEDQSVYAEVPNPLVTELEVRA
- a CDS encoding aspartate aminotransferase family protein, which codes for MRPDGRDPAELFLGSEAGATAYREAMERATEAALDATGRAAPYSGDGPDDHEERLAGFDPLPDEGRGLRRVIEEVGEHVLSRSVDPSNPRCVAHLQCPPAVPGLAAEAMATALNQSLDSWDQSPAATLLEQRMIDELCGLFGYDGGDGVFTGGGTQSNLMGLLLARERRCREAFGRSPREEGLPPEADALRIVCSEATHFTVRQAAAQLGLGEERVVSVPTNAGELSVEALDRVLEGLYDRGLDPFALVATAGTTDFGAIDPLEAMAERAAEYGAWFHVDAAYGGALALSDEHRGKLAGIERADSIAVDFHKLFYQPISCGAFLLRDGDDFELMGRNAAYLNPEGDAERGVPNLVSKSLQTTRRFDALKPYVTFRALGREGLAEPIEYTLDLAEAAAERLASDPAFELLHEPTINTVVFRYRPTGIPGDASREEWTDRINGEVRRRLLASGEAIVARTAVDGVTSLKLTLLNPRTTLGDVEAIMAAIREHGTRIEAGGVAA